A region of the Vidua chalybeata isolate OUT-0048 chromosome 7, bVidCha1 merged haplotype, whole genome shotgun sequence genome:
ttttagctcaggTAAACACCAGAGGAGCCCAAATAAAGGAGCAAAGGGAAAAGTAACAGAGTCTCTTAAGATTTTGTCCTATAAAGCCTCTACAGCCTTCTCCTCACATATGGGCTCAAGGTTTAAGATATTCCACTGTTGTGTTAAACTGGTACCAAAACTCTCTACCTAAAGAGGGCTTTTGGATGTATTAAAGCTCTGAGTGGAAATCAGCCCCATATTTGCAATTGAGATAACTCTGTCCTGCCTTCTCCTCTATTTCAGAGCGTGTGGCTCAGGCATCAAACCTCGAGAACATAAAGTTTACCTGGCACAAGGAGACAGCTAATGAATATGAAAGTCGAATGAATGCAGAAAAGAAGACTAAAAAATGGGACTTCATTCACATGATCCAGGTAAGAGTCTCTGCAAAGTAAATGCTGCCAAAGACTCAGTTGTTAAGAGTATGCACAAAGTATGTGACCTCATTATCCACTCTTAGGGGAAGAAAGGTGAGTTTACTTCCCAGTAATTTGAAGTGCTTTAGCATAAATGaactgcaaaaatgaaaagcagctttGAGCACAGTAGTCCTATTAACCAGGCTGTGGGTGGCAGTCAACTAAGAATACATTTTAGCTAGTGTCTTCAAAAGCTCCTTGTCCTCTCCATGAAATTGCCTTTGTATTTCCAAGTTCACCGAAGCCTTCACTGAAGAAAGGCAAATCTCTTCATCTCAGGCTGATGAATAACATGAGCTCAGACCTGGCAGTGCCAGAGAGCAGGCAGGGCATGACAGCCCTGAGCCTGCAGTGGGAGCCCACTGCCCACACCTTCCTAACTTGCCTCGTTGTCCCTGCTTTTCTGTCAGGATTGCCCCCATTTGGTTCCTTTTAACAGTGTTATAACAGTCACCAGGGTGGCACTGTATGTCTCTAAgcatctctgctttttccagaTGCTCTACTATGTGAAAGATATCCCAGCAACTCTCCGGTATTTCCACAGCCTCCTGGAATCGCAGGCGAAGCTCCTGGTTATCCTGGTGTCAGGTGAGAGCTGCTCCATCAGCACTGCTCACTCAGGAAAGGGCTCTGAGGACTTTTGGGGCTCCTGTGTGTAGCACAGGCCACAGAGGTGAGCAGACATCCCCTGAAACCTGCCCACTGTCTGTGTCTGCGTGAGGATTTATGAGCCAAAAGCCCGTATCACGGGCACAAAACAGCTTTCACTGCCCTTCCCCATCCTGCAGCCTGTCCAGTGATGGATGGCAGCAGAgaccctgcagcaggagaggctcCACCTGCAGCTCTCACTCACAGGAGCCCCTTCAgcctctgctgtgtgctggaaaaGGCTTtccaggctgggcactgcattttctctctcccagaGACTTGTGGCATTAAGCAAATGGCTACGGGGGGCTCGGAAGTGCCATACAGCAGGTGTTGGAGCACATAtggttcattttcttttcaaactgcCCATTTCCTTAATATCATCATTTTGGgtacaaaacagcattttcaggCTGTGTTAGATCTCACAGAGATGCTCTGTGGTCAatccagcaggaaaatgttgGAGCAGAGTAAATGCTCTCTCCTTGTCCACTTTTAATACTGTGGGCAAGGTATGCCAGAGACAGTGCAGTGGTGGAGTCTAATTTGACTCTAGAAAGTCTTTCATTTGCCTCAAAAGCTATGGAAATTTCAGCTGTGTAAACAGTCACATCTAGCAACTCTGAAAGCTATGTTAAGCATTATTTGTTCAGAGTTTTAAGCTTAATTTCTCATTGAATTTGGCCACCTCTGCAAATGTGATGaagttccttttattttgttcatgaAGGATCCACTATGAAGTGACACTTCTGACCTGAATTTATTCAactacttttttccccctttttttttttttttttgtttgaagtgTTTTCAAGCAGTTTACAGCAAGAAGTCTGTATTtggaatgattttaaaaaacctgtTCATGTTCTTTGGCTGAATGAGAATAGATTGTAGTATCAGACTATTGCTGATTACCTGCATATAGTTAATTGAAACTCTTTTCCAGTTGCTTAACCTGTCCCTTTGGATATTCCTAAAATGTGAATGCAGGTAAGAATGTGTGCctattcaaaattaaaatgattaAAGTTCTGAGTTCATGAAAAGTATTTGAAGTCCTCTCTGGGCCAGATGACTGTTTTCTGATGGAGCAGAAATTGCTGGGGGCGACAAAAAagtgggagagaggagcaggactcagaacagcagagaggaaaagaaggggaaaaccttgaggaaaacaagagaatagagaagggaaggaagaagtgCCATGAAAATGAGCGCTGAAGCAAAAGGAGTTACTGAAAGATCATCAGAGCAAAGCTCATGTCACGAAAGGTAATGTCATCCCCAACACAATCAGGGTGTGTTAATTAAAaggcagcctgggagcagggttGGTAGCACTGGCTGGGGTCAGTCGCTGGTCTCTCCTGCTCCGGGAGAGCAGGATGTGCAGGGGCTGTGGATCTGCTGCCACCGCCTtgcaaacaaaagcagagcCATATGCTGAGCCTTCCGAGAGCCATTACAATAACAGGTAGGGGATAATTGCTCGGCTCCGAGATGGCACTGAGTCACACAACACTGACACCAGCACATTTCCTGCAATTAGTGCTCTGCATTCAGTTTCTACCAGGTGAAAGAAAATATCCTCGTCTCTCTTCCAAACTGTTTATTTGACTATAAATAACTGTTTGCAGATAAAGCAATTGCAAAACCGCGAGTAACTGGTTTTAGTACCTAGGGGGAATTATTGTTGTAACTTTCAAGAGCTGCTCATTAGGCTCgaaattattttcatcctgTCCAGTCATTCTGAGCAATCCTTCTAAAAATGATTTACAGTAGAAATACCAAATCAGAGATCCAggctgggggaaaagaaaggtgTGAAGATGTATGTGGGGACTTTTCAACTTGCCCAGCTGGTTTGCTTTATAAAATGTCTCTTGAGCAGAGGTACACAAGTGTGAGCTGCTCTGGCCTCAGCTGGAGGTCAAGGAGGGGTGCTGGGGCTCCAGGGTAGGTGCCCAcccactcctgcagcccccaaacCTGCAGGGAGGCAGCCAGCTCCACCGTGCCCCAGGACACATCCCAGCTCTGGAAAGATCCCACTTGCAATGATGACAACTGCTAAAAAACCCAGACAATCAAAACTGCTTTCAAATAGTGTTCTTCCTTAACTCTGAGTGTCTTTCTGGTGGTTTATCTCTTAGGAAAGAGTGGCTGGGAAACGCTGTGGAAGAAGTATGGGCCTTCCTTCCCTTTGGAAGATCTTTGCTCGTATGTTTCCTCTGCTGATTTGCCGAGGATGCTGGATTCAGCTGGGATGAAGTACCAGCTCTACGAGCTCCCATCCCACATGGACATAACGAGCTGCTTTGTTGAAGGGGACAAAGATGGGGAGCTCTTGCTGGATTTCCTGACAGAAACACTTGACTTTGCTAAAACTGCCCCTCCTGAACTAAAGCATCAGGTAGTGGAGGAGTTAAGAAAGCCTGGGTGCAGTGAAATCAGAGATGGGAAGGTGTTTTTCAATAACAACCTGGGTGTAATAGTGATTGAGCCATGAGTTAACCTCTTCTTCTTAACCAAAGCAAAGAGATACAAACTCTTAAcagctgaaatgcattttttcatcttttataaATGGCTTAATTTACTTTAGCACTGATAATAATTTTTGGAGCTTGTCAAGAAATCAGTATTAACATCTGTTTTTATAAGTGAGCTTTAATACTTGATTAATTCTACACTAATCTATGAATGTGTAACTCACTAGGCAGTAAATTGTGCTTT
Encoded here:
- the LOC128791064 gene encoding histamine N-methyltransferase-like isoform X1 — protein: MASPMRSLLTDLDRYVQSFRLFLERSTEHQSMQEFVERRLPDVIASIGNGKSAINVLSVGGGAGEMDLQILSKIRARYPGVTINNDVIEPSADQISKYKERVAQASNLENIKFTWHKETANEYESRMNAEKKTKKWDFIHMIQMLYYVKDIPATLRYFHSLLESQAKLLVILVSGKSGWETLWKKYGPSFPLEDLCSYVSSADLPRMLDSAGMKYQLYELPSHMDITSCFVEGDKDGELLLDFLTETLDFAKTAPPELKHQVVEELRKPGCSEIRDGKVFFNNNLGVIVIEP